From Ipomoea triloba cultivar NCNSP0323 chromosome 5, ASM357664v1, the proteins below share one genomic window:
- the LOC116019678 gene encoding WAT1-related protein At2g39510-like, with product MGMGAILNSPPGTGAGMGSTLPTLPRPRNINMTRENLVKFLKLVKPYLVVILLQFGYAGLGIITKFALNDGMSPFTYSVYRSFFAAAFLAPFAVAFERNKRPKMTVPIFLKIMTLALLEPTIDMNLHFIGLKYTTATFATTLSNVVPAITFILAWILRLEKVKMRKLHSQAKILGTIVTIGGAMIITLVKGPNIGLPWTKHTHHIQTQTTLYSQQDFIKGAVMIAAGCFCWASFYILQANTLKSYPAGLSLTWLICTMGALQATVIALVAERGNPTAWTLHWDITLLAYVYSGVICSGVAYYLSGVIMKEKGPVFVTSFNPLSMIIVAIMGSFMLAEQLDFGKIFGAGMIVIGLYMVLWGKKQDEDPQESIHDQVAAIDKPPSTLVKFPTKQEPIDTPRAIAGDEAV from the exons atggggatgggggcaATTTTGaattccccgccggggacgggggcggggatggggagtaCTCTCCCCACCctgccccgtccccgaaatat CAACATGACACGAGAGAATCTAGTTAAATTCTTAAAGTTGGTAAAGCCATATTTGGTTGTCATCTTATTGCAGTTTGGGTATGCAGGCTTGGGTATTATTACCAAGTTTGCTCTCAATGATGGCATGAGCCCCTTCACTTACTCAGTTTACCGGAGTTTCTTCGCCGCCGCCTTCTTGGCTCCTTTCGCCGTCGCCTTCGAAAG GAATAAACGGCCTAAGATGACAGTTCCCATTTTCTTGAAGATAATGACCCTTGCTTTATTAGA GCCTACTATCGACATGAATTTGCATTTCATAGGGCTGAAATACACAACCGCAACTTTTGCAACAACATTGTCGAATGTTGTTCCAGCCATTACTTTTATATTGGCTTGGATCCTTAG GCTTGAGAAAGTGAAGATGAGGAAATTGCATAGCCAGGCAAAAATTTTGGGAACAATAGTGACCATTGGGGGAGCCATGATTATAACTCTTGTCAAAGGACCAAACATTGGATTGCCTTGGACCAAACACACACACCATATCCAAACTCAAACAACTTTATATTCCCAGCAAGATTTTATTAAAGGTGCTGTCATGATCGCAGCAGGTTGCTTTTGCTGGGCCAGCTTCTACATTCTTCag GCAAATACGCTGAAATCATACCCTGCTGGACTATCTCTTACGTGGTTGATATGCACTATGGGAGCATTGCAGGCCACTGTGATAGCCTTAGTGGCTGAGAGGGGTAATCCGACAGCTTGGACCTTACATTGGGACATTACACTCCTAGCTTATGTTTATAGT GGAGTAATTTGTTCAGGAGTTGCATATTACTTGTCCGGTGTAATCATGAAAGAAAAAGGACCCGTTTTTGTCACTTCATTTAATCCATTAAGCATGATTATCGTCGCAATTATGGGATCATTTATGTTAGCTGAGCAGTTGGACTTTGGAAA GATTTTTGGAGCCGGTATGATTGTCATTGGTCTATACATGGTACTATGGGGAAAGAAACAAGATGAAGACCCGCAAGAATCAATCCACGATCAGGTAGCTGCGATTGATAAACCGCCATCAACATTAGTCAAGTTTCCAACTAAGCAAGAACCAATTGATACTCCTAGAGCAATTGCTGGAGATGAAGCAGTTTAG